In Coregonus clupeaformis isolate EN_2021a chromosome 5, ASM2061545v1, whole genome shotgun sequence, the sequence tCTAGGAGATCAACCAACCACTGAGCAGACACAAGCGTCACCCCCCCTTCCACATCTTCCTCATCCCCACCTTTCCACTCTGTCgtcctctgtttcaccacacgTTCCCTCTGTTTCACTGGGCCCTCCTCTCCCGTCATCCATTTCACCAGTCTCCTCCCCCCCATCCTCTGTTTCACTGGGCCCTCCTCTCCCGTCATCCATttcatcagtctcctcctccccatccctcaTGTTAACACAACATGCTCTTGGACATTCCTACGCAGCCCAGACTGGAGGCAGTAACGTTGCGCCACACTTCAACAACAACTATATTGGAGGCTCTGTTTATATTAACGTGCCATCTCAGCAGAGAGGTAAGTATATCTGCTGTGATTCTAATCAGCATCTGAATACATCTAAAACAGTCATTTCATGATTCATGACATTTTATAATTCCTCAATATGAATAACATTAGTTTCATTAGGTAGACCTTGTGCTCTGCTTTCTTATTTCTTCATATAGAATGTGCCACTCTCAAATTCCAAATGATTTTTATCCTAAGAAATGTTTTTTGTATATTCCAGTGGACGTGTCAGTGGCTCCACAAGGCAGTGATCAAGGGTAagacatacattattatttaaattatTCGAACACTTTATAGATTTGTGTATTATGTAAATGATTAATGTACCCATAGTAGCAGTCATAATAGTAGTAGCTTTTACAGTACCCTAAACTGGATCAAATGGAGTCAGCATTTATCCGCAACATTTAATTTTAGCACCAtaaactgactgtgtgtgtgtgtgtgtgtgtgtgtgtttccgtcCTGTTTCTACAGTAAGTGAAGGGTGGCCTGACAGCCTTTTCCTGTACCTGGTGCACATCCAAGTTACAGCAAAGCAGGCACAAAGAAGACCTCCTACTGCTAAGTAGATATCATGTGATGTTTTACTGGATGATTTGGCAATTTGATTATTTTACTTGTGTGCTTCTCAACTGGTGGTCATCATCACATACAGTACCTTTTTAATCTGTGTGTTTTGTGTCCCTGTAACTTTGTCCTTGCAGAGGATGCTCTCCTACAGAGAGTCAAAGAGAAGCATAAAGCCAGAATGAAAAGCCGCTGTGAACACCTGTTTGAAGGCAACGCCAGAAATGAAACTCTTCTCAACAATATTTACACAAAACTCTACATCACAGCAGGAGAGACTGAAGGGGTCTGTAACAAACATGAGGTGTTGCAGATTGAGACAGCATCCAGAACATGCACATCAGAAGACACTCCTATCAACTGCAACGACATCTTTAAACCTTTACCTGGACAGGACAAACTAATCACAACTGTGATGACCAAGGGCATTGCTGGGATCGGAAAAACAGTCACTGTCCAAAAGTTCATCCTTGACTGGGCAGAAGGAAAAGCCAATCTGCATCTGGATTTTATATTTCTGCTTCCTTTCCGGGATTTGAATTTGGTCGAAAAACAGTCCAGTCTTCATAGCCTTCTGTGTGGCTTCCACCATGAACTTAGAGAAATAGAGGATGCAAAGAAAATTGCAGGTTGTCAAGTTCTGCttatctttgatggtctggatgaaagCCGACTTCCACTGGATTTCAATCGAAACAAGATATTGTTTGACATGGCAGAAGAAGCGCCCATTGATGTGCTATTGACAAATCTTATTAAGGGGAATCTGCTACACAGTGCTCGCCTCTGGATAACCTCCCGAccagcagcagccaatcagatccccaGGAAGAACATAACACAGATGACAGAAGTGCGTGGGTTCAATGACTCACAGAAGGaagagtacttcaggaagagattctaTTCGGATGCGAACCTGGCCAACAGAATCATCTCCCACATAAAAACAAAAAGGAGCCTCAACATCATGTGCCAGATTCCAGTCTTCTGCTGGATCACTGCTATGGTTCTAGGGGAGATGTTGACAGATAACTGCAAAGAAATCCCTAAAACCCTTTCTGAGATGTTCACACACTTCGTGCTCATTCAGACAAACCTGAAGAACCAGAAGTATCATAACAGCAATGAGACAGATGCGCGGAGGATCAAAGAATCGGATAAAGAGATCATTCTAAAGCTGGCCAAGCTATCTTTTGAACACCTGAAGAAAAGCAATCTCATATTTTATGAGAAGGATCTGAGAGAGTGTGGCATTGACATCAATGCAGCGTCAGTGCAATCTGGATTGTGCACAGAAATCTTTAAACAAGAAGATGGGCTCTACTGCGAGAAAGTCTACTGCTTTGTGCATTTCACCATCCAGGAATACTTTGCCGCTCTGTATTTGCTCTGCTGCTACTCAACCGATAACCTGCGTGTGTTGGAGTCTTTCCTCTGTAAGAGGTTTGTTGAGGAAGACCTGGAAGAAAGTTCTGTGACTCTGTTGGGCGATAACGGAGACCGTTCAGATGCTTCACAGAGCAATGAGTCTGGAGAAAGTCTGGAGTCCACTACTGAAGAAAACTCAACTCTGGAGGAAGAGCCTGAGGAACACTCAGAGTCATTCAATGACGATGAGGCTGAAGAAGTGTCTGACTGTGAGTCTTCAAAGCTGGTTCTACATAGGAAACCATCCTTCCATGTGTTACTGAAGAGCGCAGTGCTCAATGCCTTGGAGAGTGTGAATGGACATCTGGACCTTATGCTCCGCTTCCTTCTTGGCCTCTCACTGGACTCCAATCAGAGACTCCTACAAGATCTACTGCCAGAGATGCAGAACTATGCAGATAGTGTTGAAGAAACAAATGATTACATAAAGGAACAGCTGAGGTTGCACAACTCCCCTGAGAGATCCATTAACCTTGTATACTGCTTGGCTGAAATAAATGACAATACACTTCTTGAAAAGGTTGAAGTGTACCTGAGGTCAGGAAATCGTGGAGGAACAAAGCTCTCACCTGTAAAATGCACAGCTCTGGCATATGCGCTGATGTCAGGGCAGATTCTGGATGAGTTTGACCTAAAGAAGTACAACACTTGTGAGGAGGGACAAAAGAGGCTGATTCCAGTTATCAAGAACTGCAGAAACGCTTTGTGGGTGTTCAGCTAATtatgcacatacagtgcatttagaaagtattcagaccccttggcatttttccacattttgttacgttacagccttattctaaaattgattaaatagttttttcccccctcatccatctacacacaataccccataatgacaaagcaagaacaggtttttagaaaattttgcaaatgtataaaaaataaaataaaaacggaaatatcacatttaaataagtattcagaccctttactcagtactttgttgaagcaactttggcagcgattacagcctcaagtcttctagggtatgacgctacactcttggcacacctgtatttggggagtttctcccattcttctctgcagatcctctcaagcgctgtcaggttggatggggagcgtcgttgcacagctttttttttgtctctccagagatgtttgatcggattcaagtccgggctctggctgggccactcaaggacattcagagacttgtcccgaagccactcctgcgttgtcttggctgtgtgcttagggtcggtgtcctgttggaaggtgaacctttgccccagtctgaggtcctgagcgctctggagcaggttttcatcaaggatctctctgtactttgctctgttcatctttctctcgatcctgactagtctcccagtccctgccgctgaaaaacatccccacagtatgacgctgccaccaccatggtgccaggtttcctccagacatgacgcttggcattcaggccaaagagttcaatcttggtttcatcagacctgagagtcctttaggtgccttttggcaaactccaagcgggctgtcatgtgccttttactaaggagtggcttccgtctggccactctaccataaaggcctgatttggtggagtgctgcagagatggttgtccttctggaaggttctcccatctccatagaggaactctggagctctgtcagagtgaccatcagattcttggtcacctccctgaccaaggcccttctcccccgtttgtccgggcggccagctctaggaagagtcatggtggttctaaacttcttccatttaagaatgatggaggccactgtgttcttggggaccttcaatgctgcagaaatgttttggtacccttccccagatctgtgcctcgacacaatcctgtctctgagctctacggacaattccttcgacctcatggcttggtttttgctctgacatgcactgtcaactgtgtgaccttgtgtgcctttccaaatcatgtccaaccaatttaatttaccacaggtggactccaatcaagttgaagaaacatctcaaggatgatgaatggaaacaggaattaactgagctcaatttcgagtctcatagcaaagcatctgaatacttatgtaaataatgtatttctgtttttaaatttTAATATATttgttaacatttctaaaaaccagttttagctttttcattatggggtgttgtgtgtagatgaggaaaaaaatgtatttaatccattttagaataaggctgtaacgtaacaaaatgtgggaaaagggaaggggtcttaatactttccgaatgcactttaccTACACATGTGTAGAggttagtttaaatgtattcacTGTATTTACTCTGTTGTTGTAGACTTGCTGGCTGTAACATCACAGAGAGGTCTTGGGGAGTAGTGGCCTCGGCTCTAAAGTCAAACTTACTGCGAAAGCT encodes:
- the LOC121566918 gene encoding NLR family CARD domain-containing protein 3 isoform X1 yields the protein MDNKKRRTIAKPDLCKKRRTKRPEWKKNVLGTKPCIRKMMGQRCPPSTSCLRCRESPKTSPLTATPGQIPQESNGETSLGDQPTTEQTQASPPLPHLPHPHLSTLSSSVSPHVPSVSLGPPLPSSISPVSSPPSSVSLGPPLPSSISSVSSSPSLMLTQHALGHSYAAQTGGSNVAPHFNNNYIGGSVYINVPSQQRVDVSVAPQGSDQEDALLQRVKEKHKARMKSRCEHLFEGNARNETLLNNIYTKLYITAGETEGVCNKHEVLQIETASRTCTSEDTPINCNDIFKPLPGQDKLITTVMTKGIAGIGKTVTVQKFILDWAEGKANLHLDFIFLLPFRDLNLVEKQSSLHSLLCGFHHELREIEDAKKIAGCQVLLIFDGLDESRLPLDFNRNKILFDMAEEAPIDVLLTNLIKGNLLHSARLWITSRPAAANQIPRKNITQMTEVRGFNDSQKEEYFRKRFYSDANLANRIISHIKTKRSLNIMCQIPVFCWITAMVLGEMLTDNCKEIPKTLSEMFTHFVLIQTNLKNQKYHNSNETDARRIKESDKEIILKLAKLSFEHLKKSNLIFYEKDLRECGIDINAASVQSGLCTEIFKQEDGLYCEKVYCFVHFTIQEYFAALYLLCCYSTDNLRVLESFLCKRFVEEDLEESSVTLLGDNGDRSDASQSNESGESLESTTEENSTLEEEPEEHSESFNDDEAEEVSDCESSKLVLHRKPSFHVLLKSAVLNALESVNGHLDLMLRFLLGLSLDSNQRLLQDLLPEMQNYADSVEETNDYIKEQLRLHNSPERSINLVYCLAEINDNTLLEKVEVYLRSGNRGGTKLSPVKCTALAYALMSGQILDEFDLKKYNTCEEGQKRLIPVIKNCRNALLAGCNITERSWGVVASALKSNLLRKLDLSYNDLQHSSMDLLCDGLRSQHCKLVILRLSSCGITEKGCASLASALCSNPSHLRTLVLSDNNLHNSGVKRLSALLGNKLCELETLMLSGCLVSMEGCASLASALRLNPSHLRQLDLSYNHPGDRGVRLLSDVLDNPRFILNVEHNEECYLKPGLKKYACVLTLDPNTAHKKLSLSNNGRTVTWEDDDHLCLSHTERFNDCPQVLCREGLTGCCYWEAECSEKGFHIGVAYKDMSRVGKGHNCLLGCNDKSWSLRLLKLRVLKLSVWHNNESTAIPAPSSSTDRVGVYLNSSQGTLSFYLVYSETLTHLHTFHSTFTEPLYPAFFVNDYSSVSLCLV
- the LOC121566918 gene encoding NACHT, LRR and PYD domains-containing protein 3 isoform X2: MKSRCEHLFEGNARNETLLNNIYTKLYITAGETEGVCNKHEVLQIETASRTCTSEDTPINCNDIFKPLPGQDKLITTVMTKGIAGIGKTVTVQKFILDWAEGKANLHLDFIFLLPFRDLNLVEKQSSLHSLLCGFHHELREIEDAKKIAGCQVLLIFDGLDESRLPLDFNRNKILFDMAEEAPIDVLLTNLIKGNLLHSARLWITSRPAAANQIPRKNITQMTEVRGFNDSQKEEYFRKRFYSDANLANRIISHIKTKRSLNIMCQIPVFCWITAMVLGEMLTDNCKEIPKTLSEMFTHFVLIQTNLKNQKYHNSNETDARRIKESDKEIILKLAKLSFEHLKKSNLIFYEKDLRECGIDINAASVQSGLCTEIFKQEDGLYCEKVYCFVHFTIQEYFAALYLLCCYSTDNLRVLESFLCKRFVEEDLEESSVTLLGDNGDRSDASQSNESGESLESTTEENSTLEEEPEEHSESFNDDEAEEVSDCESSKLVLHRKPSFHVLLKSAVLNALESVNGHLDLMLRFLLGLSLDSNQRLLQDLLPEMQNYADSVEETNDYIKEQLRLHNSPERSINLVYCLAEINDNTLLEKVEVYLRSGNRGGTKLSPVKCTALAYALMSGQILDEFDLKKYNTCEEGQKRLIPVIKNCRNALLAGCNITERSWGVVASALKSNLLRKLDLSYNDLQHSSMDLLCDGLRSQHCKLVILRLSSCGITEKGCASLASALCSNPSHLRTLVLSDNNLHNSGVKRLSALLGNKLCELETLMLSGCLVSMEGCASLASALRLNPSHLRQLDLSYNHPGDRGVRLLSDVLDNPRFILNVEHNEECYLKPGLKKYACVLTLDPNTAHKKLSLSNNGRTVTWEDDDHLCLSHTERFNDCPQVLCREGLTGCCYWEAECSEKGFHIGVAYKDMSRVGKGHNCLLGCNDKSWSLRLLKLRVLKLSVWHNNESTAIPAPSSSTDRVGVYLNSSQGTLSFYLVYSETLTHLHTFHSTFTEPLYPAFFVNDYSSVSLCLV